The DNA sequence ATGAGCGTGAGGATAAGTCTAAGTACATGTTTATGTTAATCAAAGAACCCTATTTTGAGATTGCTTCGCCGCCTTCGGCGTCTCGCAATGACAAAATAGAAAGCGCCCAATTATCTTGACACCACTTTTTTTTACCTTTTCTTGTTATTTACATGACTTCGTGATATAATTTTATACGATTTAGTATACATTATCGTATTTTATCTTTTTACTTAAGGCATAATAAAAACATATGCATTTTAAATCCTTAGAGCTTATCGGCTTTAAGTCATTCGCTGAAAAGACCAAAATAAACTTCGAACCCGGTGTCACTGCCATCGTCGGCCCAAATGGCTGTGGAAAAAGTAATATAGCCGATTCGATCCGCTGGGTCCTGGGCGAGCAATCCGCCAAATCCCTGCGCGCCTCCAGCATGCAGGACGTCATATTTAACGGCACTGATACCAAGGAGGCGATAAACTTCGCAGAAGTTTCCCTCACGTTCACCAATGAAAAACGCATTCTCCCTATAGATTATGATGAAGTGACCATATCGCGCCGCGTATTCCGCTCAGGCGAGACCGAATATCTGCTTAACAAAACTCCTGTCAGACTGAAAGATATTTCCGAACTTCTTATGGGTACCGGCATCGGCACCGAGAGCTATTCTATTATTGAACAAGGCAAAATGGACCTTATTTTAAGTTCCCGTCCGGAAGACAGGCGGTTCGTATTCGAAGAGGCGAGCGGCATAACCAAGTACAAATCAAAGAAAAAAGAGGCCATGCGCAAGTTGGAACAGACCGAGCAGAACCTTCTGCGCATAAACGACATCATACTCGAAGTAAAGCGGCAGATAGGTTCTATAGAGCGTCAGGCGCGTAAGGCCGAAAGATACAAGGTCGACTTCGACCGTCTCAAGGACATGGAGCTTAAAGTTTCGTCCGCCGAATATAAAGACCTGAAAACCGCCGAGATGACCTGCGCCGTAGAAAGCAATGATTCGAAGGGCCGGGAGAAAGAGATAGTAGCGGAGATGTCGGCCATAGTGACCACCATATCATCATACCGCGCCTCGCTCGACGACGTTAACCGCAAGATGCTTGAGTTGAAAGACAAATATCAGGCGATGTCCGGCGCGCTCGACATGAATAACCAGAAGATAACGATCGACAAGGAGAGAATAGCGGAGGCGTTGGCGCTTCAGGAAGGGTTGAAGCGCGAGATAGAGGCGGCCGCAGAAAAAATAAAACTTGCCCGCTCGATGGTCGAGCGCATAAAAGAAGACCTGCGTGTCGTCGCTACTTTAAGAGGCGATAAGCAGAAATCGGTTTCAGACAAGGACGCGTTTTTGCGCAGTATCGAGCAGTATATCGAGGAGACCGAAAAGCGCGCGGCCACATGTAAAGTCCAGCTGGTCGATTTCCTATCCAGAGAAACGCACATAAAGAACGAACTTATAAAGGTTAGCGCCGATATACAGAATAGGCGAGTTCGCGAGCGGCGTCTGCACATAGAGAAGGAGACGGTATTAAAAGATGTCGAAACTCTCGAGAGCGGCCTGACGACGATACTGAATGATTTCAAGGAAAGCGATAGCCGTGTATCCTTGATGAGAAAAGAGCTGGAAGAGAAGAAAGCCGCCGAGGATTCTGTCCTGGCGGAAGTCAAAGCTCTCGAAGAGGCGGTGGCGAAGGAAGAGAAGCGCTCGACGGCGTTAAAGTCGAAGATAGAGATACTGGAAGAGAATATCAGGTCATACGAAGGATTCAACCGCGGCGTAAAGACGATATTGAGCCGCCGGGATGAATTCGCGCCTCCGGCGGTGCTTGCCGATGTGATACGGGTGGAACGGGGGTATGTAGAGGCCGTCAGCGCTTTTCTGGGCGACGCGGCGCAGACTATTATAATGGATTCCGACGCCGACATATCCAGGACTATAAATTATCTAAAGGAAAATAACCTGGGCAAGGCGGCTTTCGTTTCGCTGGAGATGCTATCCCGGGCAGGAATTAACCGCACAGGTTATTTAACGGTGAACGCGTCGCCAGCCTGCGCGGTTGGCCATGCCGTTCCGCTTAAGAATTTCATCAAAGTTGATTCAAAATATGAGCCGGTGCTCGAATATTTCTTCGGCAATGCCTGCCTGGTCGAATCGATAGAGGATATGTCCAGGACTTTTGACGGCAGGGTTTCCGTAACAGCTGTGACAAAAGCGGGCGCCATATTCGATAACGGTAAGGTGTACGGTGGGAGCGCCGCGGAATCCATCGATACTATGCCGATAGGGCGTAAACACCGGCTGGAAGACATGAAGGTGGAATTAGCGGAAGCGGAATCGAATGCCGTATCTTTGGCTGAAAGCCGCGCGGGCAAAGAGACGACGGCGAAGGCTCTCGAGGCAGAAGTGGCGTCGCTCGCCGAACAACTGCATATCGAAGAGATAAAACTTTCCAATATAAAGATGAAGAAGGATTCGCAGGAAGAGTCCCAGAAGAAACTGAAGGAAGAGCTGGATATAGTCAGCTCGGAGTTTGCCGAAGCCGAAGAGACGATAAAAGAGCTTACCGAAAAAGGCGTATCTCTCAACGCGGAACTGAATAATTTAGAACAGGAGAGGTCGTCCTCGC is a window from the Candidatus Omnitrophota bacterium genome containing:
- the smc gene encoding chromosome segregation protein SMC, which translates into the protein MHFKSLELIGFKSFAEKTKINFEPGVTAIVGPNGCGKSNIADSIRWVLGEQSAKSLRASSMQDVIFNGTDTKEAINFAEVSLTFTNEKRILPIDYDEVTISRRVFRSGETEYLLNKTPVRLKDISELLMGTGIGTESYSIIEQGKMDLILSSRPEDRRFVFEEASGITKYKSKKKEAMRKLEQTEQNLLRINDIILEVKRQIGSIERQARKAERYKVDFDRLKDMELKVSSAEYKDLKTAEMTCAVESNDSKGREKEIVAEMSAIVTTISSYRASLDDVNRKMLELKDKYQAMSGALDMNNQKITIDKERIAEALALQEGLKREIEAAAEKIKLARSMVERIKEDLRVVATLRGDKQKSVSDKDAFLRSIEQYIEETEKRAATCKVQLVDFLSRETHIKNELIKVSADIQNRRVRERRLHIEKETVLKDVETLESGLTTILNDFKESDSRVSLMRKELEEKKAAEDSVLAEVKALEEAVAKEEKRSTALKSKIEILEENIRSYEGFNRGVKTILSRRDEFAPPAVLADVIRVERGYVEAVSAFLGDAAQTIIMDSDADISRTINYLKENNLGKAAFVSLEMLSRAGINRTGYLTVNASPACAVGHAVPLKNFIKVDSKYEPVLEYFFGNACLVESIEDMSRTFDGRVSVTAVTKAGAIFDNGKVYGGSAAESIDTMPIGRKHRLEDMKVELAEAESNAVSLAESRAGKETTAKALEAEVASLAEQLHIEEIKLSNIKMKKDSQEESQKKLKEELDIVSSEFAEAEETIKELTEKGVSLNAELNNLEQERSSSQNFVEESHDLITNKRQEREALSLEMATLKAELQAMEKEEEGVRSSLKVQEGIVFESEETLYSKEGLLKDSAEKVKALEDEISKLTADNETISKSLEVFNTESSAIENTRTGLVGELNAAESLLKNKENAVELLRNQIRDLDVKLTELNYKKTNLKERISQAYKTDLESLHPEPEEGVDWESIKTQVVELKDRLEKLGPVNLIAIDEHKELEERYSFLVHQQEDLVNAKDSLHKAILKINKTTKDLFVETFQKIQVEFKNFFRMLFGGGQAELVLIDEQDVLESGIEIVVRPPGKKLQNLTLLSGGEKAMTATALLFAIFKVKPSPFCVLDEIDAPLDESNVTRFSSVLKDFLKISQFIIITHNKRTIELADVMYGITMQERGVSKIVSVKFSDDKKKPEAREISGLKQNAEESKVEIKEEHKEEVKEEVK